One Candidatus Brocadiia bacterium DNA segment encodes these proteins:
- a CDS encoding glycosyltransferase, protein MKILVVTNMFPVPDRPAFGIFIKEQVESLRRLGAEVDVLFIEGYRSKLNYIKAIFELRRRISRTKYDLVHAHYGLSGWVARLQCAVPVVVSFHGDDLLGTPVQITDSKSQIPNFRYSFTSRVLAGLNKIMARLSSAIIVQSDAMWRKSGLASAQVIPCGVDLNVFRPIDRAKARQTLGWDSARKYILFPSDPVIPVKNFGLAEAAFKLAKSAIPEAELVTLAKAEPRERIALYMNAADALVFTSVHEGAGLVVKEAMACNLPIVSVDVGDVRDVIQGATNCYITPRQPQAMANRLTDILKNSQRSNGRERAERFELNHIAGRILELYSGINKTPAISQPVTVAGARTGGRVLMLVHSYYPYDPRVRREAEALSDRGTGVDIVCLRNQDELLLETVNGINVYRLPVSRHRGSGLVTYLTEYLSFFLLALWQSTKLFIRNRYQVIQVHTIPDWLVFSALIPRFLGAKIILDMHEVMPEFFSYRYDLSAGHPVIRLMRLSERMSTAFASRVITVSDGLKDILVARGVPANRITVVMNSADDRLFKSEISRRGKAQRDTKPEFVLAYHGLLSDIYDLSVVFRALKKLKARIPGIKFLVIGHGPQEPEYRALVDSLGLGQAVDFLGHHSQEQVVGLLAGVDAGIVPLNGSEFTHLAFPTKLVEYVALGIPAITAERRTVAHYFGNSGVSFYKPDDEASLAEAIWALYQQPDKGQSQARRALESYSRISWGVMKSRYYNLVDGLNGR, encoded by the coding sequence ATGAAAATTCTGGTGGTGACTAATATGTTCCCGGTGCCGGACCGGCCGGCCTTCGGCATCTTTATTAAGGAACAGGTGGAATCCCTGCGCCGACTGGGCGCCGAGGTGGACGTGCTCTTTATTGAGGGCTACCGGAGCAAGCTCAATTACATCAAGGCCATTTTCGAACTGCGCCGGCGTATCAGCCGCACCAAATACGATCTGGTCCACGCCCATTACGGCCTGTCCGGCTGGGTGGCCCGCCTGCAGTGCGCCGTGCCGGTGGTGGTTAGCTTCCACGGGGATGATTTGCTCGGCACTCCGGTACAGATTACAGATTCCAAATCCCAGATTCCAAATTTCAGATACAGCTTTACCAGCCGGGTGCTGGCCGGATTGAACAAGATAATGGCTCGTTTATCCAGCGCAATTATCGTCCAGTCCGACGCTATGTGGCGCAAATCGGGGCTGGCCTCGGCCCAGGTAATTCCCTGCGGCGTTGACCTGAACGTCTTCCGGCCCATCGACCGGGCCAAGGCGCGCCAGACGCTGGGCTGGGACTCTGCCCGGAAATATATCCTCTTTCCCTCTGACCCGGTCATCCCGGTAAAGAATTTCGGGTTAGCTGAGGCGGCCTTTAAACTGGCCAAGTCAGCCATACCCGAAGCCGAGCTGGTGACGCTGGCCAAGGCGGAGCCAAGAGAGCGGATAGCGCTTTATATGAACGCGGCCGACGCGCTGGTGTTCACCTCGGTGCACGAAGGCGCCGGGCTGGTGGTCAAGGAGGCGATGGCCTGCAACCTGCCCATAGTTTCCGTGGACGTGGGTGATGTCAGGGATGTGATTCAGGGCGCAACCAACTGTTACATTACACCGCGACAGCCGCAGGCTATGGCCAACCGGTTGACGGATATCCTTAAGAATAGCCAGCGCTCCAACGGACGGGAAAGGGCCGAGCGGTTCGAACTCAACCATATCGCTGGCCGGATTCTGGAATTATACTCGGGCATAAACAAAACCCCGGCAATCAGTCAGCCCGTAACGGTTGCCGGCGCCAGAACCGGAGGCCGGGTGCTGATGCTGGTCCATTCGTATTACCCGTACGACCCGCGGGTCAGGCGCGAGGCCGAGGCTTTAAGCGACCGGGGCACCGGAGTGGATATAGTCTGTCTGAGAAATCAGGATGAGCTGTTGCTTGAGACTGTCAACGGGATAAATGTTTACCGCCTGCCGGTCAGCCGCCACCGGGGCAGCGGGTTGGTGACCTACCTGACTGAATATCTCAGCTTCTTTCTGCTGGCTTTATGGCAGTCAACCAAGCTGTTCATCCGGAACCGATACCAGGTGATACAGGTGCATACCATACCGGACTGGCTGGTCTTTAGCGCATTGATACCGCGTTTTTTGGGCGCCAAAATAATCCTGGATATGCACGAGGTAATGCCGGAGTTCTTTAGCTACCGGTATGACCTTTCGGCCGGGCATCCGGTAATCAGGCTGATGCGCCTGTCCGAGCGGATGTCAACGGCATTTGCCAGCCGGGTCATCACGGTTTCGGACGGACTGAAGGATATCTTGGTTGCCCGTGGCGTGCCGGCCAACCGCATAACCGTGGTGATGAACTCGGCCGATGACCGGCTATTTAAGTCAGAAATCTCCCGCCGAGGCAAGGCGCAGAGAGATACGAAACCTGAATTTGTCCTGGCCTATCACGGCCTGCTTTCGGACATCTACGATTTGTCCGTGGTTTTTCGGGCGCTGAAAAAACTCAAAGCCCGGATACCGGGTATCAAGTTCCTGGTTATCGGCCATGGCCCGCAGGAGCCCGAATACCGGGCGCTGGTGGACAGCCTGGGTCTGGGGCAGGCGGTGGATTTTTTGGGTCATCATTCGCAGGAGCAGGTGGTGGGGTTGCTGGCCGGGGTTGACGCCGGCATCGTGCCGCTCAACGGCTCGGAGTTCACGCACCTGGCATTCCCGACCAAGCTGGTCGAATACGTGGCGCTGGGCATACCGGCCATCACGGCTGAACGCCGGACCGTGGCGCACTATTTCGGCAACAGCGGCGTCAGTTTCTACAAGCCGGACGATGAGGCCTCGCTGGCCGAAGCCATATGGGCACTTTATCAACAGCCGGACAAGGGGCAGTCGCAGGCCCGGCGCGCGCTGGAGAGTTATTCCAGGATATCCTGGGGCGTGATGAAGTCTCGCTATTATAATCTGGTAGATGGATTGAACGGCCGCTGA
- a CDS encoding HEAT repeat domain-containing protein: MNRKLTLVLTGLMVCLVAAVVFGTAVSDEDWKQTQKQFTESYAKAKAGAERAIAIQKLLDSDHPEAVKMLANTIMPRELKEEDALVMETITNALLQLRDANAVSEVISATKKSAGPARIIWMRSIAKYENPEARVVLLEGLNSSDMAVKMAAIDALSETTPPEAFAKVMEALGSKTWEIKACAISYMAKLQNEEEKKKALEALRSMRPKETGRFRNDISEAINILAQSTMASKEEGNKTFAFFNIPLEGDVVFVVDVSLSMKQGRTKEGPTRYEVLIRELKKSIDMMSQIKPPVKFNIIAYSEKAQEWQPSLVPITNDYKNAALKWIDELKLGQFTNIYDGLETALVGQNKGGQKAVVTGGSGTPSPYTICILTDGKANQGKYTDPNQILAAVRALNKTRKIRINTLALGVGADSGMGGGMGGGGGPGGGGGPGGGPPAGAFSIDTELMKKLAEQNNGVYKEF, encoded by the coding sequence ATGAACAGAAAGCTTACATTAGTATTAACCGGCCTGATGGTTTGTTTGGTGGCGGCGGTGGTTTTCGGGACGGCTGTTTCCGACGAGGACTGGAAGCAGACCCAGAAGCAGTTCACCGAGTCCTACGCCAAGGCCAAGGCAGGCGCCGAGCGGGCCATTGCCATACAGAAACTGCTCGATTCGGACCATCCCGAAGCGGTCAAGATGTTGGCCAATACGATTATGCCCCGCGAGCTCAAGGAAGAAGACGCTCTGGTGATGGAGACGATAACCAATGCGCTGCTGCAGTTAAGGGATGCCAACGCCGTCAGCGAGGTCATCAGCGCTACCAAGAAATCTGCCGGTCCGGCCCGGATAATCTGGATGCGCTCGATAGCCAAATACGAGAACCCCGAGGCCAGGGTTGTCCTGCTGGAAGGACTGAACAGCAGCGATATGGCCGTAAAGATGGCAGCTATTGACGCGTTGAGCGAGACTACTCCGCCTGAGGCATTTGCCAAAGTGATGGAAGCGCTCGGCTCCAAGACCTGGGAAATAAAGGCCTGTGCCATAAGCTATATGGCCAAGCTCCAGAACGAAGAGGAAAAGAAAAAGGCGCTGGAAGCATTGCGGAGCATGCGACCCAAAGAGACCGGCCGGTTCCGCAACGATATCTCCGAGGCGATTAACATACTGGCCCAGTCGACCATGGCCAGCAAAGAAGAGGGCAATAAGACCTTTGCATTCTTTAACATCCCGCTCGAAGGCGACGTGGTTTTTGTGGTTGATGTCAGCCTGTCCATGAAGCAGGGTCGGACCAAGGAAGGCCCGACCCGGTACGAGGTTTTAATCCGGGAGCTAAAGAAATCTATTGACATGATGTCGCAGATAAAGCCTCCGGTTAAGTTCAACATCATCGCGTATTCCGAAAAGGCCCAGGAATGGCAGCCGTCGCTGGTGCCCATAACCAATGATTACAAAAATGCGGCTTTGAAATGGATTGACGAGTTAAAGCTGGGGCAGTTCACCAACATTTACGATGGTCTCGAAACGGCGCTGGTCGGCCAGAACAAGGGCGGTCAGAAAGCCGTGGTCACCGGCGGCAGCGGCACTCCGTCGCCTTATACCATATGCATTCTGACGGACGGCAAGGCCAACCAGGGCAAGTACACCGACCCGAACCAGATACTGGCCGCGGTCCGGGCGCTCAACAAGACCCGCAAGATACGGATTAACACCCTGGCGCTGGGCGTAGGCGCCGATTCCGGCATGGGTGGCGGAATGGGCGGAGGCGGCGGGCCCGGAGGCGGTGGTGGTCCGGGCGGCGGACCGCCGGCTGGAGCATTCTCCATCGATACCGAATTGATGAAGAAACTGGCCGAACAGAACAACGGGGTTTATAAGGAATTTTAG
- a CDS encoding RidA family protein — MDKKIIKTNKAPLAIGPYSQAVLADGWLFLSGQIPIDPVSNQVVENDITKQSEQVLSNIKAVVESTGGTLDNIVKASVFLKDLNDFAAMNAVYQKYFTKDYPARSTIQVAKLPKDVLVEIEVIACLK, encoded by the coding sequence ATGGACAAAAAGATTATCAAGACGAACAAGGCGCCGCTGGCCATCGGGCCTTATTCCCAGGCAGTGCTGGCTGACGGTTGGCTGTTTCTTTCCGGGCAGATACCGATTGACCCGGTCAGCAACCAGGTGGTGGAAAACGATATCACCAAACAGTCCGAGCAGGTGCTGAGCAATATTAAGGCGGTGGTAGAGAGCACCGGCGGGACGCTGGACAATATCGTCAAGGCCAGTGTTTTCCTCAAGGATTTGAATGATTTCGCAGCCATGAACGCGGTTTACCAGAAATATTTCACAAAGGACTATCCGGCCCGGTCCACGATTCAGGTAGCCAAACTGCCCAAGGATGTATTGGTCGAGATAGAGGTTATTGCCTGCCTGAAATAG
- the rnpA gene encoding ribonuclease P protein component, producing the protein MKANGFSRQERLINNRDFQKVFKEGRRLSNDLLFVHTLPNGLDYCRLGLAIGKMEVHLAVWRNRIKRLLRESFRLNKPAPEPKQGWDIVVRLRYDRAVVHNTKLDVSERKLDAKIKALKLSEVQKSMVELMSKSTGK; encoded by the coding sequence ATGAAAGCAAACGGATTCAGCCGGCAGGAACGGCTCATAAATAACCGGGATTTCCAGAAGGTCTTCAAGGAAGGCCGGCGCCTGAGCAACGACCTGCTTTTCGTCCACACCCTGCCGAACGGGCTTGATTACTGCCGGTTGGGCCTGGCCATCGGCAAAATGGAGGTGCACCTGGCCGTCTGGCGCAACCGCATCAAACGCCTGCTGCGCGAATCGTTCCGGCTCAACAAACCCGCGCCCGAACCAAAACAGGGTTGGGACATAGTCGTCCGGCTCAGGTATGACCGGGCCGTCGTCCATAATACCAAGCTGGACGTGTCCGAGCGCAAGCTCGATGCAAAAATAAAGGCGCTTAAACTGTCCGAGGTGCAAAAAAGTATGGTCGAGTTGATGTCCAAGTCAACCGGGAAGTAA
- a CDS encoding PQQ-binding-like beta-propeller repeat protein: MFYRLIIVFILCILAVGVWAEDWTSLGNDAGRSRINTAEVLSDSFSPSWQYSISPTIVASPAISDGFVVFADRNGYIRALKESDGSDIWAFNTGSEIVASPAISAGRVYAPAADGKIYCLRLSDGVLIWDYASGGTEISSPNISNNVLFMGSGFPNHRVIALDILAAQPQLLWQAAVEQIVYSSPAISGIAIIIGCDSGRYYAFDKVLGAEIWNYNTGGGVLLSSPLVEGNSVYLLPGGANTKFYRIDMDSTLWPGANWDITLTDPNQPVGAILGTNLATSSLVKAGDYIGFIVRFDYSMDTNADTLADQYVLNEYAVTVNPATKTVKWQIATGSFNTANQNNIPPFGLCPSPAAFRTASGYLLAVASSLASQLRIVDTANGSVLRAYALDDSTQSSPAVSNSRIFVATKNGSVYALQNDVNHAPAPPIAGFSPANGVTIYTAATGTNVTISWNDASDTESTPSVLSYLIRIDDDGEVIENYDYSSLITAGNTSWVVTLLANQSGIEYTYSLRVIDPLVAYSEWSSPQSFLVQQDITPPDSPSNLRASSSNGCVDLYWNASESADAQGYLMAYQPAGGVFGTPLFIGDVTNYQVTGLTNGVVYTFRVWTEDYTDWLSTPVEISAAPNYMVFMNGLAYTTIADVLTVAQSGDVITLGANTFVLPATLYIKEGVSLKGLSPHQTILDASNIDTAIQLTGLNSGNKGNISDLMIYWAYTGIDAAGGYQVSVKNTVIKECAYGVYGNDTSTIDIVNNTLVSNTCMGIYVSGAAIIRNNIILNNPEGICWWGSQSDTAKLVISYNDVYGNNTDYVNCAAGTGDISAAVVFVDEFNNSYCEVVDSVTIDTGDPADDWSNEPEPNGGRINMGAYGNTISATTSSNIAGIIGGSETGSSGPKTKCFIATAAYGSPIAPTVCILRQFRDEYLLTNRPGNWFVSRYYHYSPPLADYISRHDWAKRLTQVALAAPVGYSWFMVTAGGVVKILVCILLIGVGALILRFRYKRLHGC; the protein is encoded by the coding sequence ATGTTTTATCGATTGATAATTGTGTTTATCCTTTGCATTCTTGCGGTGGGCGTCTGGGCCGAGGATTGGACGTCGTTGGGTAATGATGCCGGTCGCAGTCGGATAAATACCGCTGAAGTATTATCGGACAGTTTTAGTCCGAGCTGGCAATACAGTATCAGTCCGACCATAGTTGCTTCGCCGGCGATTTCCGACGGATTTGTGGTATTTGCCGACCGTAACGGTTACATCAGGGCGCTGAAAGAATCAGACGGGTCTGACATCTGGGCATTCAATACGGGCAGTGAAATTGTTGCTTCGCCGGCTATCTCGGCCGGACGGGTTTATGCCCCGGCCGCTGATGGTAAGATATACTGTTTGAGGCTGAGCGACGGAGTGTTGATATGGGACTATGCCTCAGGCGGTACGGAAATATCATCGCCTAACATATCAAATAATGTTTTGTTCATGGGGTCGGGATTTCCCAATCACCGCGTTATCGCGCTTGATATTCTTGCCGCTCAGCCACAACTGCTTTGGCAGGCAGCAGTAGAGCAGATTGTTTATTCCTCGCCGGCCATATCGGGTATTGCAATAATTATCGGTTGTGATAGCGGGCGGTATTATGCTTTTGATAAAGTTCTGGGCGCTGAGATATGGAACTATAACACCGGCGGTGGAGTATTGTTATCATCGCCTTTAGTTGAGGGGAATTCCGTATATCTATTGCCCGGTGGAGCGAATACCAAATTTTATAGGATTGATATGGATTCGACGCTCTGGCCGGGCGCCAACTGGGATATAACGCTGACCGACCCTAACCAGCCGGTCGGTGCTATTTTGGGGACGAATCTGGCTACGTCATCGCTGGTCAAGGCCGGTGATTATATCGGGTTTATTGTCAGGTTTGATTATTCGATGGACACTAATGCCGACACCCTGGCAGACCAGTATGTACTTAACGAGTATGCCGTAACGGTTAATCCCGCAACCAAAACAGTCAAGTGGCAGATAGCCACGGGCAGTTTTAATACTGCTAATCAGAATAATATTCCGCCATTCGGGCTTTGTCCCAGCCCGGCCGCATTCAGGACGGCTTCGGGATACTTGCTGGCTGTGGCATCATCGCTGGCTTCGCAATTGAGGATTGTTGATACGGCCAACGGCAGCGTGCTTCGGGCTTACGCGCTGGATGACTCTACCCAGTCGTCGCCGGCCGTATCCAACAGCCGTATATTTGTTGCTACTAAGAACGGGTCGGTCTATGCTTTACAGAATGATGTTAACCACGCGCCTGCACCGCCGATAGCAGGTTTTTCTCCGGCTAACGGAGTGACCATCTACACTGCGGCTACCGGTACTAATGTTACTATCTCCTGGAATGATGCTTCGGATACGGAAAGCACACCGTCCGTGCTGAGTTATCTTATCCGGATAGATGATGACGGAGAGGTGATAGAGAATTATGATTATAGTTCTTTGATAACTGCCGGTAATACTTCCTGGGTGGTTACACTGTTGGCCAATCAATCAGGTATTGAATATACTTATAGCCTAAGGGTAATTGACCCGTTGGTGGCTTATTCCGAATGGTCCAGCCCGCAATCATTCCTGGTACAACAGGATATCACGCCTCCGGATTCGCCGTCTAATCTCAGGGCTAGCTCTAGTAATGGTTGTGTCGACCTTTACTGGAACGCGTCCGAAAGCGCTGATGCGCAGGGATATTTGATGGCATATCAGCCGGCCGGCGGAGTTTTTGGGACACCTCTGTTCATCGGTGACGTGACGAATTATCAGGTCACAGGTCTGACCAATGGGGTTGTTTATACATTCAGGGTCTGGACTGAGGATTATACCGATTGGCTTAGTACCCCGGTGGAAATATCTGCTGCACCCAACTATATGGTTTTTATGAATGGTTTGGCATATACGACCATTGCTGATGTTCTAACCGTGGCCCAGAGTGGAGACGTCATAACACTGGGTGCCAATACATTTGTTCTGCCGGCAACATTGTATATAAAAGAAGGCGTAAGCCTCAAAGGTCTGTCTCCGCACCAAACCATACTGGATGCGTCTAATATAGATACGGCCATACAATTAACAGGGTTGAATTCCGGGAATAAAGGAAATATATCTGATCTGATGATTTACTGGGCTTATACAGGCATTGATGCCGCTGGCGGCTATCAGGTCTCTGTCAAGAATACAGTTATTAAGGAATGCGCCTATGGTGTTTATGGCAACGATACTTCAACCATTGATATCGTTAACAATACGCTGGTGTCTAATACTTGTATGGGTATATACGTGTCCGGTGCTGCGATAATACGTAATAATATTATTTTGAATAATCCTGAGGGCATATGTTGGTGGGGCAGCCAGTCTGATACGGCCAAGCTGGTTATTTCGTATAACGATGTTTATGGCAATAACACCGATTATGTTAATTGCGCCGCGGGCACAGGCGATATTTCAGCGGCTGTTGTTTTCGTGGATGAGTTTAACAATAGTTATTGCGAAGTGGTTGATTCGGTTACTATAGATACCGGCGATCCGGCTGATGACTGGTCAAATGAGCCGGAGCCCAACGGTGGGCGGATTAATATGGGTGCTTACGGTAATACTATTTCTGCTACCACCAGCAGCAATATTGCCGGCATAATCGGCGGTTCGGAGACCGGCAGTTCCGGGCCGAAGACCAAATGCTTCATTGCCACGGCCGCTTATGGCTCGCCTATTGCGCCGACCGTGTGTATATTAAGGCAGTTCCGCGACGAATACCTCCTGACTAACCGGCCGGGCAATTGGTTTGTCAGCCGATATTACCATTACAGCCCGCCTCTGGCTGATTATATCAGCCGGCACGATTGGGCCAAACGGCTGACCCAAGTTGCGCTTGCAGCGCCGGTGGGTTATTCCTGGTTTATGGTTACAGCCGGTGGCGTTGTGAAAATATTAGTTTGTATATTATTGATAGGAGTCGGAGCTCTCATTCTCCGGTTTCGCTATAAACGGCTGCATGGTTGTTAA
- a CDS encoding fibronectin type III domain-containing protein: MRNRWMWIAAVLICVAYITSFNYGGCGVANPDTGSSGSLLPTAPSGLFAVIASSSQVNLSWQDNSGNEDGFKIERSVNQGTFTEIAVVAADTPVYSDTGLIDGNTYYYRVRAFNTRGNSAYSNTIAVTLPLAAPTNLSVTVNSAYAISLVWTDNSTSEDGFMIERKTGAGGTYAFAGSVLANITAYTNTGLSPLTTYYYRVRAYNGDGQSSYSNEPSATTLDGPASPNVPSGLTTTVVSSSQINLIWADNSTDEDGFKIERKTGIAGTYILCVTLPPNTTSYSDTALTQGTTYYYRIYAYNTIGNSGYSNEAAGTTIAVVTWAQVAVGAEHTVALKTDGTLWAWGYNGWGQLGLAVYDNKNTPNQIGSENDWAQIAAGGNHTLAIKTNGTLWAWGINNAGQLGLGDTTDRNTPTQVGADTDWLVLAVGVSHNMALKTNGTVWSWGGNSTGELGLGDTTDRNTPTRIGTASDWAEISCGGWHTLARKTNGTLWSWGFNGWGGLGVGITSNKTTPVQIGTDTNWAKVRGGHKYTIALKNNGTLWSWGQNDNGQLGLGDTTTRYVPTQIGSENTWLQISAAPFSFPTDIFGGHTLAIKNNGTLWVWGENNYGQLGLNDSANRNIPTQVGTDTDWLEIDAGAAYTIARKTNGALWACGINSNGELGVNNQFNYTGPHQIGTDTDWSQIATGSSHTIALKNSGALWAWGENGSGQLGMADETARIIPTRIGVDIDWSQIAVGANHTIATKASGILWGCGFNSNNELGLGSDTTKKTSPVQIGADTNWLAVSTKCGFVIALKTNKTLWAWGSNGYGQLGLGFVSDPITTPTQAGADTDWAQVTAGGNYQFQHAVALKTNGTLWAWGQNNYGQLGLGDTTNRNTPTQAGTDTDWSKIAAGYAYTIALKTNGTLWAWGENWFGQLGDGTNVSKNIPTQIGTDTNWQQIACGYWHTLAIKTDGTLWAWGKNSVGELGLGDTTDRNTPVRVGFDTDWAKITAHGNNGHTLAIKTNGTIWGWGDNTSGQLGTGDPHRYILTQLGQ, translated from the coding sequence ATGCGAAACCGTTGGATGTGGATTGCCGCAGTTTTAATATGTGTGGCATATATAACCAGCTTCAATTACGGCGGTTGCGGAGTAGCTAATCCTGACACAGGCAGCAGTGGTTCGCTATTGCCCACTGCGCCGTCAGGACTTTTCGCGGTAATCGCGTCTTCATCCCAGGTCAATCTTTCATGGCAGGATAACTCCGGCAACGAAGACGGCTTCAAGATAGAGCGTTCTGTAAATCAGGGTACTTTCACCGAGATAGCCGTTGTTGCGGCCGACACCCCTGTTTATTCTGATACCGGGCTTATTGACGGAAACACCTACTACTATCGGGTCAGGGCGTTTAATACGCGGGGTAATTCCGCTTATTCCAATACTATCGCAGTGACGCTTCCTTTAGCCGCACCAACAAACCTCAGCGTCACCGTTAATTCCGCTTATGCCATTAGCCTCGTCTGGACTGATAATTCCACCAGCGAAGACGGGTTTATGATAGAGCGCAAAACCGGCGCCGGCGGCACCTATGCCTTTGCCGGTTCGGTACTGGCTAATATTACCGCCTACACCAATACCGGCCTTTCTCCATTGACCACTTACTATTATCGGGTAAGAGCGTATAACGGTGATGGGCAGAGCTCATATTCTAACGAACCAAGCGCCACCACGCTGGATGGACCTGCATCTCCCAATGTCCCGTCCGGCTTGACTACTACTGTAGTTTCTTCATCACAAATTAATCTTATCTGGGCTGACAATTCTACAGATGAAGACGGGTTCAAGATAGAACGTAAAACGGGTATTGCTGGAACATATATATTATGTGTGACACTACCTCCGAATACAACCTCTTATTCTGACACTGCACTTACTCAGGGTACAACTTACTACTACCGCATATATGCCTATAATACGATTGGTAATAGCGGCTATTCTAATGAAGCGGCTGGAACGACTATTGCCGTAGTAACCTGGGCGCAGGTCGCCGTCGGCGCGGAGCACACCGTTGCCTTAAAGACCGACGGCACCCTCTGGGCCTGGGGATATAATGGGTGGGGGCAATTAGGTCTGGCTGTATATGATAATAAAAATACGCCGAACCAAATAGGTTCCGAGAACGACTGGGCCCAAATAGCCGCCGGCGGAAATCATACCTTAGCCATTAAAACCAACGGTACCCTCTGGGCTTGGGGAATTAACAATGCCGGCCAATTAGGACTGGGCGATACGACCGACAGGAATACGCCCACCCAGGTTGGTGCCGATACAGATTGGCTTGTCCTGGCAGTTGGGGTTTCCCACAATATGGCACTCAAAACAAACGGAACTGTTTGGAGCTGGGGAGGTAATTCAACAGGTGAATTAGGCTTGGGCGACACGACCGACAGGAATACTCCCACCCGGATAGGAACAGCCTCTGACTGGGCGGAGATTTCCTGCGGTGGCTGGCACACCCTTGCCCGGAAAACAAACGGCACCCTCTGGTCCTGGGGATTTAACGGGTGGGGAGGGTTAGGAGTGGGCATTACCTCGAATAAAACCACGCCTGTACAGATAGGCACGGATACAAATTGGGCAAAAGTCCGCGGTGGCCATAAATATACGATTGCGTTAAAAAACAACGGCACGCTCTGGTCTTGGGGACAGAATGATAACGGCCAATTGGGCTTGGGCGACACGACCACCAGATATGTCCCAACCCAAATAGGCAGCGAAAACACCTGGCTTCAGATATCTGCCGCGCCCTTTTCGTTTCCGACAGATATTTTTGGCGGGCACACCCTGGCCATAAAAAACAACGGCACCCTCTGGGTCTGGGGAGAAAACAATTACGGCCAGCTAGGCTTGAACGATTCTGCCAATCGAAACATTCCGACCCAGGTTGGAACCGATACCGACTGGCTTGAAATAGACGCCGGCGCTGCATACACCATCGCCCGGAAAACCAACGGCGCTCTTTGGGCCTGTGGTATCAATAGCAACGGGGAATTAGGGGTAAATAACCAGTTTAATTACACCGGCCCTCATCAAATCGGAACCGATACCGATTGGAGCCAGATTGCCACGGGCAGTTCCCATACTATTGCGCTCAAAAACAGCGGTGCCCTCTGGGCCTGGGGCGAAAACGGAAGCGGTCAATTAGGCATGGCAGACGAAACAGCCAGAATCATACCGACCCGGATAGGCGTCGACATTGACTGGAGCCAGATTGCCGTAGGTGCGAATCACACCATCGCCACCAAGGCTAGCGGTATACTCTGGGGCTGTGGTTTTAACTCCAATAACGAATTAGGACTGGGTAGCGATACGACCAAGAAAACTTCCCCGGTCCAGATAGGCGCTGATACAAACTGGTTGGCTGTTTCTACCAAATGCGGGTTCGTCATAGCCCTAAAGACCAACAAGACTCTCTGGGCTTGGGGATCAAACGGGTATGGACAACTAGGTTTGGGGTTTGTCTCCGATCCGATAACGACACCCACGCAGGCTGGGGCTGATACCGATTGGGCGCAGGTCACGGCTGGCGGTAATTATCAATTTCAACATGCCGTTGCCCTAAAGACCAATGGCACCCTCTGGGCCTGGGGACAGAACAATTACGGCCAATTAGGCTTGGGCGATACGACCAACAGAAATACCCCGACCCAGGCAGGAACCGACACCGATTGGTCCAAAATAGCCGCCGGTTACGCATACACCATCGCTCTCAAGACCAATGGTACCCTCTGGGCCTGGGGCGAAAACTGGTTTGGTCAATTAGGCGATGGTACAAATGTATCTAAAAACATTCCGACTCAGATTGGCACCGATACCAACTGGCAACAGATCGCCTGCGGTTACTGGCACACCCTGGCAATCAAAACAGACGGCACACTCTGGGCCTGGGGGAAAAATAGCGTTGGTGAATTGGGCCTGGGCGACACGACCGACAGGAATACGCCCGTCCGGGTCGGCTTTGATACGGACTGGGCAAAAATCACGGCCCACGGTAATAACGGACACACCTTAGCCATAAAAACTAACGGCACCATTTGGGGCTGGGGCGATAACACCTCTGGCCAATTAGGGACAGGCGACCCGCACAGGTACATCCTTACTCAGCTTGGACAGTAG